TCGAATCCGCTCGTCGCCTTTAAGGGGCGCGTAGCTCAGTTGGTTAGAGCACTACGTTGACATCGTAGGGGTCACTGGTTCGATCCCGGTCGCGCCCATTTTTTTTTGTACCGCAAAGGTTTCGGTGGATCAAGGGTTTTCAGGTGTCCACTACGGTGCCCTAAACAGGCCTAAAGACACTTCGTGCAGGTCTTACTTCCTCTTTTCCAGCGGGAACGTGGCTTCTAACGTGGTGCCTTTTCCTTGCGCGCCATGGATATTCACTTCGCCACCCAGGGCATAGGCGTGCTCTTTCATTCCCATGATTCCCAGCGCCGCGGGCCCTTTTGACTGTTGCTCGGTGATTCCCCTCCCATTGTCTTCGATGGTAAGCACGATGCTGCTTTCCTTCTCAACAAGGCTTACTTTCACCTCTGTTGCTCCGGAATGGCGCGCCACGTTGGTGAGGGCCTCCTGGCAGATGCGGAAGAGTGCCGTGGCAACCTCACAGGGAAGTGGAATTTCTTCAGATGAGAGGGAGAGAGCGCAGCTTATTCCTGTGAGGGCCTGCCAGTTTCCTGTATGACCTATGATGGCAGCGGTGATGCCGAAATCGTCAAGGATGAATGGCCGCAGCCCGGTGAAAATACGATGCACGGTGTCGATGGCCGAGCTCAAATCCTTGAGCATGAGGTATGTCCTTGAATGAAGATACTTCTGCTCTTCAGGGAGCTTCCCGCGAAGCCACGTGAGATCCATCTTCAGGGAGGTAAGGGTCTGCCCCAGCTCGTCATGGATCTCCCGGGCAATAAGAGTCCGCTCCTCTTCCCTCACCTTCTGGAGGTGGGACGACAGGATGCGCAGCTCTTCCTTCTTCCTTTCCAGATTAGCATGCGCATCAAAAAGCTCGAAAGTCATCTCTATTGAAGACCGCAGCACGAAGTCGCCGGAGTTCTTGATCACATAGCCATAGCGGGTAATGCCGCGCACCTTCTCCACCATCTCCTGCCCGGAGTGCGCGGTGAGAAAAATGAGGGGGAGATTCCTCACTGCAAGAATCTGTCTCGCGGCCTCTGTGCCATCGATACCTTCTCCCAGCTCTATATCCATGAGCACAAGGTCAATGGAGGGATCGGTTTTTATTGCTTCAACCGCTTTTTCACCGGAAATGACTATTGTCACCTCGTACTCCATTTTCTCTAGTGCATATGCTTCAACCTTTGAGGTTACCTTCTGATCTTCAACGAGGAGAATCTTCTTACGGGCACTGCCGTTCAGCTTTAACGCGGCTTCAGTTTCCTGAGAGGAATCAGGGCCGGGTATTCCATTGCTATCTTTCATAGAGCCTACTTCTCTTTTCGCAGTGATACCTCAAATTCCAATATGAACTTTGATCCCTTCTGCCGCTCAAGCCGGATGGTTCCTTTGAGCTGTTCCGCCAGCATGCCGACAAGCTGCAGTCCGAAGCCGGTGGAAGCAGCGATATCAATCGATTCTGGAATGCCTTTTCCGTTATCTTCTACGGTGAGCGTCACATGAGTATCCTTTACCGATGCGGATACCATTATCAAGCCATCATCCCTGCCTGTAAAGGCATGCTTCATGGCGTTGGTGAGGAGCTCGTTCATCAGGATCCCCAGGGGTGGCAGTACTTTTGCGCCAAGCACGAAATCTTCGATTTCTGTTTCGATTTTCACCATTCCTTTGTTGGGAAACATACCGACAATCTCATCAATCAGGGAAGGGAGGTAGTCTTGTGCCGATATCTCTCTGAAACCTACAGAGCAGTAAAGCTTGTCATACAGAACTTCCATGCACTGTATTCGACTCCTGGCATCCATCAGTGCCGCGACGGCCGCCGGGTCTTCCAGCGTGTGCGATTGCAGCGAAAGCAGGTTCATCATGATGCCCATGTTGTTCTTGATCCTGTGGTGCACCTCCTGGAGGAGCAGTTCTTTTTCGGCGAGGAGTGATTTGACTCTCTCCTCGGCTTCTTTGCGCATCGTGATATCAACCGAAAAGCCGCCAATATAATCTGACTTTCCTGCGCCTCTTCTGATTGGAAACTTTATTGTAGAATAAGTTCTGTTGTTGAGTTTTTCTTCACTTTCAATTATCTTACCTTCTTTCAATGTGCTCAGGTCATCTGAAATCGCACTTTTCGCAAATTCCAGAGGCAGGTGTTCATAGGAATCTTTGCCAAGCAGTTCGCTGATTGGTTTTCCTAACAAATCCTCAAAATTCTTACTCAACTTTATTAATCTGAGATTTTCATCTTTAATATAGACAATAACCGGGCTGTGAGTCATAAACTGGCTGAATATTTCCTCACTCTCCCGCAGCGCATCCTCAATCCTCTTGCGTTCGGTGATGTCCCTCTGGATGGTTACCCAGACAGTTTCATATCTTGAATGCTCAAAAGTTGAAACAGTTGCATAGCACCAGAAAGGAGTGCCATCCTTCCTGATATTATAAACCTCTCCAGTCCAGCACCCGTCTCTGTTCAGAGCTTCGATTATTTCCTTTGATGTCTCTTGTGGACTTTTGTCTGAAGGCGCATTGACTATGGCAACATGTTTTCCAATCATCTCGCCGGGACTGTATCCGAATATCTTTTCAAATTTAGGATTGGTATAGACAATCACCCCGTCGAGGGCACGGACCATAATTATTCCTGATTCTAGGTTACTGATAATCTGGCTGTGAAGCTGAAGCTCCTCTTCGGCCAGCTTGCGCTCGGTGATGTCAATGGCTATACCTACATAATCTATTGCTCCTGCTTGTGAAAAAACGGGGAATCCCCGGTCATAAATCCATCGAAAAGAGCCGTCAGGCCTGACAACCCTGTATTCATGCGCGAAAGGCAGGCCTTTTTCCTGAAGTGCCAGATTTGATAGCACTCGTTCCCTGTCCATAGGATGTATGGCGTCAATGAAAGAGCGCGGGTTTTCGTAAAGGCTCTCCCTGGAGCATCCCCAGATACGTTCATATCCGGGGCTGATATAGAGCATCTTTTGTATTTTTGAATCGGCTATCCAGAAAACCTCGGTGATTGTCTCGGCAATCAGCCTGAACTTTTCCTCGTTGTTCCGCAGTGCATCTTCCACCCGCTTGCGCTCGGTGATGTCGCGACCGTAAATATTACAGTACCCTTCACCATCTATCGGTACTATGTTAAAAGAATAAAGGCATTTATCATATTCAATCTCCCCATACTGAGATTTCTTTTCAGTTACAGCATTGCTGATTCCCTTGCGCCAATGCTCTAATACAAGCTCACTTATCCTGCCGTCTTCACCGCAGAACAGAGACTTTGCGGCCTTATTCGCATACTGGAGAGCACATTCATTGCTGAGGCGAATAGTGGGATTGGGGTTTTCATCAGGAAATTTTGCCAGGTTCCTCAAAGACTCTTCCAGCTGCTTGCGCTCCGAGATGTCTTTCGCAAAACCGATGAGCTCCGTCGCGTTTATTTTTACGGCGTCAACAGACCACCACCGCTCTTCGCCGCCCTTTGCAATGAAGCGCAAATCGCCCCTTGCACTGCCTGCAGTCGCAGTGTGCTGAAAATGTGTATGGGCTTTTTCCCGGTCCTCAGGGTGAATGAGATCTCCTATATTCATGGTCAGCAGCTCTTCCCGTGAATAACCCGTGATTACAGAAGCCGCGGAGTTGACTTCTCTATAATTTCCCCTCTCATCGACGATGAAAACCCCGTCAGGGGCGCTTTCCACATAGCTGCGGTAGCGCTCTTCGCTCTTCTGCAGCTCAAGCTGAGCCTGGCGGTGCGCGAGCGTCTCAGATATACTGGACGCCAGGCTCTCAAAAAGGGTGATACGATCAGGAGTGAAGCGGTTCCTGGAGAACGCGTTGAATTGAATAAGCCCGAAGGTGGTATTCCCGGTGCGCAGGGGAATAATCGCGACCGATTCATAGCCTTCGCCGTTGCAGCGGTTGCGGGTCCGCGCCATCCGGTCCTTCTCGGTGGTGCTGGCAAGCAGCTCCGTCGTGCAGTTGGTCCAGAAGCCGCCGTTTTGAGTGAAGAACGGCTTTGAGGGATCGAAGCGCCCGCAGAGAATATTGCCGCACATGCATTCAAGCTCCGGCTGCCCTGCGCTGTCGAGGATGAGCATTCCCTGCCTGTCGCGGGCACAGAGGTATCTCTCGACATCCAGAAATTCGGCCGAAAAGCCGCGGGTCTCGTAATAGGGAAAGTCCTCTCCCTCGCGCAGGCGCACACCCACGGCATCGCACTGCGACCATTCCTGCAGGCGCAGCGTGATTTCCTTCATAAGGCTGCGAAGATCTTCTCCCCGACTGCCAATCAGGAGGAGAAGGTCTGCAATGATACGGTGCTCCTCGAGGAGCTCCCGGTTTCGTTCCTCCGCCTCCCTGCGTCCGGTGATGTCTGTTATCGCGATGCGGCAGGAAACGATATTCTCATGCTCTGAACGAACGGCATGCATGCTCACCCACAGCAGGGAGCCGTCCTTCCGGTTCATTCTCACTTCAAATATCTTTGGTATCCCTGTTTTTATCAGTGTTCTCAGATGAGTGTAGTAAACAGTCTCATCCTCTTTTACAACCCACCCCAGCAGCGCCTGCCCGCGCAAATCCTCTCTTCC
This is a stretch of genomic DNA from Candidatus Eremiobacterota bacterium. It encodes these proteins:
- a CDS encoding response regulator encodes the protein MKDSNGIPGPDSSQETEAALKLNGSARKKILLVEDQKVTSKVEAYALEKMEYEVTIVISGEKAVEAIKTDPSIDLVLMDIELGEGIDGTEAARQILAVRNLPLIFLTAHSGQEMVEKVRGITRYGYVIKNSGDFVLRSSIEMTFELFDAHANLERKKEELRILSSHLQKVREEERTLIAREIHDELGQTLTSLKMDLTWLRGKLPEEQKYLHSRTYLMLKDLSSAIDTVHRIFTGLRPFILDDFGITAAIIGHTGNWQALTGISCALSLSSEEIPLPCEVATALFRICQEALTNVARHSGATEVKVSLVEKESSIVLTIEDNGRGITEQQSKGPAALGIMGMKEHAYALGGEVNIHGAQGKGTTLEATFPLEKRK
- a CDS encoding PAS domain S-box protein, which gives rise to MRDDSALHGIDSTGKAEAAQKMNVTARKKLLLVEDQKVISIVEAQVIKRNGYEVTTVSSGEDSVEAVKTDPSIDLVLMDIELGEGIDGTEAARRILEIRSLPIVFLTSHSEREMVEKVRGITRYGYVIKNSGDFVLLSSIEMALELFYAHRRTEEHRQDLEVHQVELIAQSEELEYASRELEMSHEEYQDLYERAPVGYITLNGKLQITKANITIAALLQVGREDLRGQALLGWVVKEDETVYYTHLRTLIKTGIPKIFEVRMNRKDGSLLWVSMHAVRSEHENIVSCRIAITDITGRREAEERNRELLEEHRIIADLLLLIGSRGEDLRSLMKEITLRLQEWSQCDAVGVRLREGEDFPYYETRGFSAEFLDVERYLCARDRQGMLILDSAGQPELECMCGNILCGRFDPSKPFFTQNGGFWTNCTTELLASTTEKDRMARTRNRCNGEGYESVAIIPLRTGNTTFGLIQFNAFSRNRFTPDRITLFESLASSISETLAHRQAQLELQKSEERYRSYVESAPDGVFIVDERGNYREVNSAASVITGYSREELLTMNIGDLIHPEDREKAHTHFQHTATAGSARGDLRFIAKGGEERWWSVDAVKINATELIGFAKDISERKQLEESLRNLAKFPDENPNPTIRLSNECALQYANKAAKSLFCGEDGRISELVLEHWRKGISNAVTEKKSQYGEIEYDKCLYSFNIVPIDGEGYCNIYGRDITERKRVEDALRNNEEKFRLIAETITEVFWIADSKIQKMLYISPGYERIWGCSRESLYENPRSFIDAIHPMDRERVLSNLALQEKGLPFAHEYRVVRPDGSFRWIYDRGFPVFSQAGAIDYVGIAIDITERKLAEEELQLHSQIISNLESGIIMVRALDGVIVYTNPKFEKIFGYSPGEMIGKHVAIVNAPSDKSPQETSKEIIEALNRDGCWTGEVYNIRKDGTPFWCYATVSTFEHSRYETVWVTIQRDITERKRIEDALRESEEIFSQFMTHSPVIVYIKDENLRLIKLSKNFEDLLGKPISELLGKDSYEHLPLEFAKSAISDDLSTLKEGKIIESEEKLNNRTYSTIKFPIRRGAGKSDYIGGFSVDITMRKEAEERVKSLLAEKELLLQEVHHRIKNNMGIMMNLLSLQSHTLEDPAAVAALMDARSRIQCMEVLYDKLYCSVGFREISAQDYLPSLIDEIVGMFPNKGMVKIETEIEDFVLGAKVLPPLGILMNELLTNAMKHAFTGRDDGLIMVSASVKDTHVTLTVEDNGKGIPESIDIAASTGFGLQLVGMLAEQLKGTIRLERQKGSKFILEFEVSLRKEK